A portion of the Vibrio coralliirubri genome contains these proteins:
- the rsmG gene encoding 16S rRNA (guanine(527)-N(7))-methyltransferase RsmG: MSALREKLDHLIGQTELEVSEKQRGQLVGYVELLNKWNKAYNLTSVRDPQEMMVKHILDSIIVSTHLQGKRFIDVGTGPGLPGIPLSIMNPDCEFYLLDSLGKRIRFIKQVIHELGIDNVVPVQSRVEEFQPEEKFDAVLSRAFASMTDMVEWCHHLPKEQSGVFLALKGQHPRDEIDLLPEWCSVTDIKALQVPELDGERHLVTLSRQG, translated from the coding sequence ATGAGCGCATTACGCGAAAAACTGGATCACCTGATTGGCCAGACTGAACTTGAAGTATCTGAAAAACAACGTGGCCAGTTGGTTGGCTACGTTGAGTTACTGAACAAGTGGAACAAGGCTTATAACCTAACATCAGTTCGTGACCCGCAAGAAATGATGGTGAAACATATCTTAGATAGCATCATTGTTAGCACTCACTTACAAGGTAAGCGCTTTATCGATGTGGGCACGGGACCTGGTCTTCCTGGGATTCCGCTCTCAATCATGAATCCAGACTGCGAGTTTTACTTGCTAGACAGCCTAGGTAAGCGTATTCGTTTTATCAAACAGGTGATTCATGAGCTGGGTATCGACAACGTGGTACCAGTTCAAAGTCGCGTTGAAGAATTTCAACCAGAAGAAAAGTTTGATGCAGTGCTCAGTCGTGCATTTGCGTCAATGACAGACATGGTAGAGTGGTGTCACCATTTACCTAAAGAGCAATCCGGTGTATTTTTGGCTCTTAAGGGACAACATCCTAGAGACGAAATCGACCTGTTACCTGAATGGTGTTCAGTGACAGACATTAAAGCTTTGCAAGTGCCAGAGCTTGATGGAGAGCGTCATCTAGTTACTTTATCGCGTCAGGGATAA
- the mioC gene encoding FMN-binding protein MioC, translating to MIHIITGSTLGGAEYVGDHLNDLLEEQGHEITLHNQPEFDDIPQQGFWLLVTSTHGAGEFPDNIKPFIDVLTQQSPDLSQVRFAVVALGDSSYDTFCLAGKSVHSQMKELGAQPISDCFTIDVLETPVPEDAAEAWFNDHSDQF from the coding sequence ATGATCCACATTATTACAGGCAGTACCTTAGGTGGTGCAGAGTACGTTGGCGATCACCTTAATGATCTTCTTGAAGAGCAAGGCCACGAGATCACCCTTCATAATCAGCCTGAATTCGATGATATTCCCCAACAAGGCTTTTGGTTGCTGGTGACTTCAACTCATGGTGCTGGTGAATTTCCAGATAATATTAAGCCGTTTATCGACGTATTGACCCAGCAATCTCCAGATTTAAGCCAGGTTCGCTTTGCTGTCGTGGCGCTTGGTGATTCGAGTTATGATACCTTCTGTTTGGCGGGAAAATCAGTCCACAGCCAGATGAAAGAGCTCGGTGCTCAGCCTATTTCTGACTGTTTTACCATCGATGTATTGGAAACTCCGGTACCAGAAGACGCAGCAGAAGCTTGGTTCAACGATCATAGCGACCAGTTTTAA
- a CDS encoding ParB/RepB/Spo0J family partition protein, which produces MSKRGLGKGLDALLATSSLAREKQQVASHSQALSADGELIELAVGCLKPGVYQPRKDIAPEALEELAASIQSQGIIQPIVVRPLAHDQFEIIAGERRWRAARQAGLKQVPCLIKRVEDKAAIAMALIENIQREDLNVIEEAQALERLQNEFELTHQQVADVIGKSRATVSNLLRLNQLENEVKSLVSNKQLEMGHARALLALEGDTQVEAANTAATKKMTVRQTEQLVKKCLKPDVEGESKPEDTEAIELSRRLTEKLQANVSVTRSVSGKSKVTITLDEPHKLEQLIAKLEY; this is translated from the coding sequence ATGTCTAAGCGTGGTTTAGGAAAAGGGCTAGATGCATTGCTTGCAACTAGCTCATTGGCTCGTGAAAAACAGCAAGTTGCTTCTCATAGTCAGGCGTTGTCGGCTGATGGTGAGCTTATCGAACTGGCTGTTGGTTGCTTGAAGCCTGGTGTATATCAACCGCGTAAGGATATTGCGCCTGAAGCGCTAGAAGAGCTGGCTGCATCAATTCAATCTCAAGGCATTATCCAACCGATCGTAGTTCGCCCATTGGCGCACGACCAGTTCGAGATCATTGCTGGTGAACGTCGCTGGAGAGCGGCTCGTCAAGCTGGCCTTAAACAAGTGCCATGCCTGATCAAGAGAGTTGAAGACAAGGCCGCTATCGCGATGGCGTTGATTGAGAATATTCAGCGTGAAGACCTGAATGTTATCGAAGAAGCACAAGCGCTAGAGCGCCTACAGAACGAATTTGAGCTGACACACCAACAAGTCGCTGATGTAATCGGTAAATCGAGAGCAACGGTGAGTAACTTATTACGTCTAAATCAGCTCGAAAATGAAGTAAAAAGTTTAGTTTCCAATAAACAACTGGAAATGGGGCATGCTCGAGCATTGCTTGCGCTTGAAGGTGATACCCAGGTTGAAGCAGCAAACACTGCGGCAACCAAAAAAATGACCGTGCGTCAAACGGAGCAACTTGTCAAAAAGTGCTTAAAACCAGACGTTGAAGGTGAATCGAAGCCTGAAGACACAGAAGCTATCGAACTTTCACGAAGACTCACGGAAAAATTGCAAGCAAACGTTTCAGTTACTCGTTCTGTTAGTGGTAAGTCAAAAGTGACGATTACTCTTGATGAGCCTCACAAATTAGAGCAACTTATTGCTAAACTAGAGTACTAA
- a CDS encoding ParA family protein, with the protein MGRIVAIANQKGGVGKTTTCINLAASMAATKRKILVVDLDPQGNATMASGVDKYQVEATAYDLLVEDTPFDEVVCRSTSGNYDLIAANGDVTAAEIKLMEVFAREVRLKNALESIRNNYDFIFIDCPPSLNLLTINAMAAADSVLVPMQCEYFALEGLTALMDTISKLAAVVNENLKIEGLLRTMYDPRNRLSNEVSDQLKKHFGSKVYRTVIPRNVRLAEAPSHGKPAMYYDKYSAGAKAYLALAGEMLRREEVPV; encoded by the coding sequence GTGGGTAGAATCGTAGCAATTGCCAACCAGAAGGGTGGCGTAGGAAAAACAACAACTTGCATTAATTTAGCAGCATCAATGGCGGCAACAAAACGCAAGATATTGGTTGTTGACCTCGATCCTCAAGGTAATGCCACTATGGCGAGCGGTGTCGACAAGTATCAAGTTGAAGCAACTGCTTACGATTTGTTGGTTGAAGACACCCCATTTGATGAGGTGGTTTGCCGGAGTACATCTGGTAATTATGACCTCATCGCCGCGAACGGCGACGTTACTGCGGCAGAAATCAAGCTGATGGAAGTGTTTGCTCGTGAAGTTCGTTTAAAAAACGCACTCGAATCCATTCGCAATAACTATGATTTCATCTTTATTGATTGCCCACCCTCATTAAACCTTCTTACAATCAACGCGATGGCTGCGGCCGACTCCGTATTGGTTCCTATGCAATGTGAATACTTTGCTTTGGAAGGTTTGACTGCATTGATGGATACCATCAGTAAGCTAGCGGCTGTTGTAAACGAGAACCTGAAGATCGAAGGTCTTCTGCGTACTATGTACGATCCTCGCAACCGCTTATCGAACGAAGTATCTGATCAACTCAAAAAACACTTTGGTAGCAAAGTCTACCGAACTGTGATCCCTAGAAATGTGCGTCTGGCAGAAGCCCCGAGTCACGGCAAGCCAGCAATGTACTACGACAAATATTCCGCAGGAGCTAAGGCTTATCTTGCTCTTGCAGGCGAAATGTTGCGTCGTGAAGAAGTCCCAGTATAG
- the mnmG gene encoding tRNA uridine-5-carboxymethylaminomethyl(34) synthesis enzyme MnmG, with protein MLYHEKFDVIVVGGGHAGTEAALASARTGQSTLLLTHNIDTLGQMSCNPAIGGIGKGHLVKEVDAMGGLMAQAIDHAGIQFRTLNASKGPAVRATRAQADRALYKAFVRNVLENTPNLTLFQQSVDDLIVEQDQVVGVVTQMGLKFRASAVVLTVGTFLGGKIHIGMESSSGGRAGDPPSIALADRLRDLPFRVDRLKTGTPPRIDARSVDFSELEVQHGDNPTPVFSFMGSRAQQPRQIPCYITHTNENTHDVIRANLDRSPMYAGVIEGIGPRYCPSIEDKVMRFADKNSHQIFIEPEGLTTHELYPNGISTSLPFDVQVQIVRSMKGFENAHIVRPGYAIEYDFFDPRDLKLTYETKFIKGLFFAGQINGTTGYEEAAAQGLMAGLNASLFTQGKEGWSPRRDQAYMGVLIDDLSTMGTKEPYRMFTSRAEYRLLLREDNADIRLTEKSRELGLVDDARWARFNEKMENMEKERQRLKETWINPKSEDIDQLNQILKTPMSREASGEDLLRRPEMTYSQLTALDRFGPALEDQQASEQVEIQVKYDGYIQRQQDEIEKSLRHENTKLPADIDYSKVKGLSNEVVLKLTTAKPDSIGIASRISGITPAAISILLVYLKKHGLLKKGEEA; from the coding sequence ATGCTTTATCACGAAAAATTTGACGTCATCGTTGTTGGTGGTGGCCATGCAGGAACGGAAGCCGCACTCGCATCTGCACGTACTGGTCAAAGTACGTTATTACTTACTCATAATATCGATACACTAGGACAAATGTCTTGTAACCCAGCCATTGGCGGGATCGGTAAGGGCCACTTGGTAAAAGAGGTCGATGCAATGGGTGGATTAATGGCTCAAGCTATTGATCATGCAGGTATTCAGTTCAGAACATTGAACGCATCAAAAGGCCCTGCGGTTCGTGCTACTCGTGCACAAGCTGACCGCGCACTGTACAAAGCCTTTGTTCGTAACGTTCTTGAAAACACGCCAAACCTGACTTTGTTCCAACAGTCGGTTGATGACTTGATCGTTGAACAGGATCAAGTGGTGGGTGTGGTAACGCAGATGGGCCTTAAGTTCCGCGCAAGCGCTGTGGTTCTGACTGTGGGCACATTCCTAGGCGGCAAGATCCATATTGGTATGGAAAGTTCTTCAGGCGGCCGTGCTGGCGATCCACCATCGATCGCACTGGCTGACCGTCTTCGTGATCTTCCATTCCGAGTTGATCGCCTGAAAACAGGTACTCCTCCTCGTATCGATGCGCGTAGCGTTGATTTTTCTGAGCTTGAGGTTCAGCACGGCGATAACCCGACGCCTGTTTTCTCGTTCATGGGTAGCCGAGCTCAACAACCTCGTCAAATTCCATGCTACATCACGCATACCAATGAAAATACGCATGACGTAATTCGTGCCAACCTTGATCGCAGCCCTATGTACGCGGGTGTAATTGAAGGCATTGGCCCTCGTTACTGTCCTTCGATTGAAGACAAAGTAATGCGTTTTGCTGACAAGAACAGTCACCAAATTTTTATTGAGCCTGAAGGTCTAACGACTCACGAGCTATACCCGAATGGTATCTCGACCAGTCTGCCATTTGATGTACAGGTTCAAATTGTTCGTTCGATGAAGGGTTTTGAAAATGCTCATATCGTTCGACCTGGCTATGCGATTGAGTACGATTTCTTTGATCCTCGCGACCTTAAGCTGACTTACGAAACTAAGTTTATCAAAGGTCTATTCTTTGCGGGTCAAATCAACGGTACCACTGGCTATGAAGAAGCGGCTGCACAAGGCTTGATGGCCGGTCTGAATGCAAGTTTGTTTACTCAAGGCAAAGAGGGCTGGAGTCCGCGTCGTGACCAAGCTTACATGGGCGTGCTGATTGACGACCTATCGACCATGGGTACCAAAGAACCTTACCGCATGTTTACATCTCGCGCGGAATACCGTCTGCTGCTTCGTGAAGACAACGCCGATATCCGCTTGACTGAAAAGTCGCGTGAACTTGGCCTTGTTGATGACGCTCGTTGGGCTCGTTTCAACGAGAAGATGGAAAACATGGAGAAGGAGCGTCAACGTCTGAAAGAGACTTGGATTAATCCAAAATCTGAAGATATTGATCAACTGAACCAAATTCTGAAAACACCAATGTCTCGTGAAGCGAGTGGTGAAGATCTTCTTCGTCGCCCTGAAATGACTTATTCACAGCTAACCGCATTGGATCGTTTTGGTCCTGCACTGGAAGATCAACAAGCGTCTGAGCAAGTTGAGATCCAAGTGAAGTACGATGGTTACATTCAGCGTCAACAAGACGAAATTGAAAAATCACTGCGTCATGAAAATACCAAACTGCCTGCTGATATCGATTACAGCAAGGTAAAAGGACTTTCTAACGAAGTGGTTCTTAAACTAACGACAGCTAAGCCTGACTCAATTGGTATTGCTTCGCGAATTTCAGGTATCACACCTGCAGCAATCTCAATTCTGTTGGTTTACTTGAAAAAACACGGCCTGTTGAAAAAAGGTGAGGAAGCATAA
- a CDS encoding F0F1 ATP synthase subunit I gives MVAALARPGRVLAKQMLLIELSAVILVAIGLGLAVNPDWGFAALIGGGIFVIANAVFCVCAFLFSGARATKLVAASFYAGEALKILITVLLFSIVYMYMQVELVPLKLTYLLVLGINIFAPVLFINNKK, from the coding sequence ATGGTAGCGGCGTTAGCAAGACCAGGACGAGTGCTTGCAAAGCAAATGTTATTGATCGAGCTTAGCGCGGTTATATTAGTGGCGATAGGGTTAGGTTTAGCTGTTAATCCTGATTGGGGTTTTGCTGCATTAATCGGTGGCGGTATTTTTGTCATCGCAAATGCAGTTTTTTGTGTGTGTGCTTTCCTATTTAGTGGAGCTCGTGCAACTAAGTTAGTTGCGGCGTCGTTCTATGCAGGCGAAGCGCTAAAAATCCTTATCACAGTTTTACTATTCTCTATTGTCTACATGTATATGCAGGTGGAATTAGTTCCCCTCAAACTGACCTATTTACTGGTTCTAGGTATTAATATCTTTGCGCCAGTGCTTTTCATTAACAATAAAAAATAG